One window of the Dendropsophus ebraccatus isolate aDenEbr1 chromosome 12, aDenEbr1.pat, whole genome shotgun sequence genome contains the following:
- the AGMAT gene encoding guanidino acid hydrolase, mitochondrial: MAKVLSVCRFVIPGSLCAPLTPCSGKLLLGWGPGSVLGPLGVCGGRSLSDITYNQPLSAEEVARPAGPCTMMRLPFQESAEGLHAAFIGVPLDTGTSNRPGARFGPRHIRGESCMVRTYNVATRAAPFSHLMVADIGDVNVNLYNLPDSCRRIREAFQKIMAAGCVPLTLGGDHTITYPILQAVAKKHGPVGLIHVDAHTDTGEEALGEKIYHGTPFRRCVEEGLLDCKRVVQIGIRGSSYTPDRYEFCLEQGFRLVLAEDCWYKSLAPLMAEVRQQMRDGPVYLSFDIDGIDPSFAPGTGTPEIAGLTTAQALEIIRGSRGLNLVGCDLVEVAPVYDQSGNTALLAANLLFEMLCVLHGVKPY, translated from the exons ATGGCTAAAGTCCTCAGCGTCTGCAGATTCGTCATCCCGGGGTCCCTGTGCGCCCCCCTCACTCCATGCTCAGGAAAGCTGCTCCTAGGATGGGGCCCCGGCTCGGTTCTGGGGCCCCTGGGGGTCTGTGGGGGCCGGAGCCTGTCAGACATCACATATAACCAACCGCTGAGCGCTGAGGAGGTGGCCCGGCCGGCCGGACCGTGCACCATGATGCGGCTTCCCTTCCAGGAGTCAGCGGAGGGGCTGCATGCGGCTTTTATCGGGGTCCCCCTGGATACGGGGACCTCCAACCGCCCCGGAGCAAG GTTCGGCCCGCGGCACATCAGAGGGGAGTCCTGCATGGTGCGGACATACAATGTGGCCACTAGAGCGGCGCCCTTCTCCCACCTCATGGTGGCCGATATTGGAGATGTGAATGTCAATCTGTATAACCTGCCGGACAGCTGCCGCAGGATCCGCGAGGCTTTCCAGAAGATAATGGCGGCTGGCTGTGTCCCCCTGACCCTGG GTGGCGATCACACCATCACTTACCCTATCCTGCAAGCTGTCGCTAAAAA ACATGGGCCGGTGGGCCTGATCCATGTGGACGCTCACACTGACACAGGGGAGGAGGCGCTGGGGGAGAAGATCTACCATGGCACCCCCTTCAGGCGCTGCGTGGAGGAGGGGCTCCTGGACTGTAAGCGGGTGGTGCAGATCGGGATCCGCGGCTCCTCCTACACCCCAGATCGGTACGAGTTCTGCCTGGAGCAG GGTTTCCGGCTGGTTCTCGCAGAGGATTGCTGGTATAAGTCTCTGGCTCCGCTCATGGCTGAAGTGCGGCAGCAGATGAGGGACGGACCGGTCTACCTCAGCTTTGACATTGATGGGATTGACCCTTCATTTGCCCCTGGTACAGGGACCCCAGAGATCGCCGGCCTCACCACAGCCCAG GCGCTGGAGATCATCCGGGGAAGCCGCGGCCTGAATCTGGTGGGCTGTGACCTGGTGGAAGTGGCCCCTGTGTACGATCAGTCAG GTAACACCGCGCTTCTAGCCGCTAACCTGCTCTTTGAAATGTTGTGTGTGCTGCACGGGGTGAAACCCTACTGA